A single window of Aspergillus puulaauensis MK2 DNA, chromosome 5, nearly complete sequence DNA harbors:
- a CDS encoding putative secondary metabolism biosynthetic enzyme (COG:I;~EggNog:ENOG410Q2AH;~InterPro:IPR036291,IPR026055,IPR013120;~PFAM:PF07993;~antiSMASH:Cluster_5.9;~go_function: GO:0080019 - fatty-acyl-CoA reductase (alcohol-forming) activity [Evidence IEA]): MPQQIDDILDSGKVELITGDLSRPGLGIDPAVRYRMRNEVTAVINTVANISLVENLGKSVRDNCQTAMALFRMASEFRHVQLFVHFSSLAANSFLPGGVVEECLYPSPNPNPDPVEELAGHPGAECSQLPLDDRYAWPYGQAKHLAERLLLRQPYPIPVLIIRPSAIGPAIAEPFPLYGPDKAIPMHTLLLCFSMSDLDRVGNSDHIFEEVPVDLVANCCLLHLAHKTTGVVHCASPLYVRQTAADIMSTAKRCISASEIAALFTKQRPSTALMWQTKYKVENIEEAIAWDVECKRSEYQKLVTGPLALCPVGHDPQLHLERRIRRMYRVLLDNGEEGSS; encoded by the coding sequence ATGCCGCAGCAGATTGACGATATACTTGACTCTGGCAAAGTTGAGTTGATCACCGGCGATCTATCCAGACCAGGCCTTGGAATCGATCCAGCCGTCCGCTATAGGATGCGGAATGAAGTGACTGCGGTTATCAACACAGTCGCAAATATCTCCTTGGTCGAGAATTTGGGGAAGTCGGTTCGAGACAATTGCCAAACTGCCATGGCACTATTCCGAATGGCATCTGAATTCCGTCATGTTCAGCTTTTTGTGCACTTCTCGAGTCTGGCTGCGAATAGCTTTCTCCCAGGAGGCGTGGTCGAAGAATGCCTGTATCCCTCACCAAACCCTAATCCCGATCCAGTGGAAGAACTCGCCGGGCATCCAGGCGCAGAATGCTCCCAACTACCATTAGACGATAGGTACGCCTGGCCATACGGACAGGCAAAACATTTAGCAGAGCGTCTACTTCTTCGTCAGCCCTATCCGATTCCAGTGCTTATCATACGGCCATCCGCCATTGGACCCGCCATCGCAGAGCCCTTTCCCTTATATGGTCCCGATAAAGCAATTCCAATGCACACTCTGCTTCTCTGCTTCAGCATGTCTGATCTTGATCGTGTTGGAAACTCCGACCATATTTTCGAGGAAGTCCCCGTCGATCTCGTGGCCAATTGCTGCCTTCTCCACCTGGCTCATAAAACCACCGGTGTTGTCCACTGCGCCTCGCCTCTGTACGTTCGCCAGACAGCCGCAGATATCATGTCCACCGCAAAACGATGCATTTCTGCGTCAGAGATCGCCGCGCTCTTCACGAAGCAGCGGCCTTCTACCGCGCTCATGTGGCAGACCAAATACAAGGTAGAGAATATAGAGGAGGCGATAGCCTGGGATGTGGAATGCAAGCGGTCCGAATACCAGAAGCTGGTTACTGGTCCCTTAGCTCTCTGTCCGGTTGGGCATGATCCACAGTTACACCTGGAACGGCGGATTCGGAGGATGTATCGTGTGCTGTTAGATAACGGCGAAGAGGGCTCTAGTTAG
- a CDS encoding class I SAM-dependent methyltransferase (COG:S;~EggNog:ENOG410PT1C;~InterPro:IPR029063,IPR041698;~PFAM:PF13649,PF13489,PF01209,PF08241;~SMCOG1089:methyltransferase;~antiSMASH:Cluster_5.9): MSSAPTPAPGTAAAAFDKSSDAYERMTGGCTREVAQFLLTLEPKVETSSIILDNACGTGIMTSEILGLFPKAKPKIFAADLAPSMVANFSNMARAKGWIKDGYDGLMISVMDAEDLTYPDNTFTHSYTNLGFPFFPQAEKAAAHVYRTLKVGGTAFISTWSKLGYLRPVHEAQLRVHPDSKPWEIPMPKEWLTKERLVEVLGKGGFESGKIRVQERTVGYRGKDVDDLIDIMKASFRDYVTNGWSESEKEQWVEELRNSLREEETAMARVEMVAWVAVAQK; the protein is encoded by the coding sequence GCACCCGGCACCGCAGCAGCCGCATTCGACAAGTCCAGCGATGCATACGAGCGAATGACCGGCGGATGCACCAGGGAAGTCGCGCAGTTCCTGCTAACCCTTGAACCAAAGGTAGAAACATCATCTATAATCCTCGACAACGCCTGCGGGACTGGGATAATGACATCCGAAATCCTGGGTCTGTTCCCCAAGGCAAAACCCAAGATATTCGCAGCAGACCTCGCCCCGTCCATGGTTGCTAATTTCAGTAACATGGCTCGTGCCAAAGGATGGATAAAGGATGGCTACGACGGATTGATGATCTCTGTTATGGATGCGGAGGATTTGACGTACCCTGATAATACGTTCACGCATTCGTATACGAACTTAGGGTTTCCGTTCTTCCCgcaggctgagaaggctgctgctcatGTGTATCGAACTTTGAAGGTCGGAGGGACTGCATTTATCTCGACTTGGTCGAAACTCGGGTACCTCAGGCCAGTTCACGAAGCCCAGCTAAGAGTCCACCCGGACTCAAAGCCGTGGGAAATACCGATGCCAAAGGAGTGGCTCACGAAGGAAAGGCTTGTGGAGGTGCTCGGGAAGGGAGGGTTTGAAAGTGGGAAGATCCGGGTTCAGGAGAGGACTGTGGGATACAGAGGGAAGGATGTGGATGATTTGATAGACATCATGAAAGCATCGTTTCGAGACTATGTTACGAATGGGTGGTccgagagcgagaaggagcAATGGGTTGAGGAGCTCCGTAATAGTCTgcgcgaggaggagacggcAATGGCCAGGGTCGAGATGGTTGCATGGGTAGCTGTTGCGCAGAAATAA